A stretch of the Arthrobacter sp. PAMC 25486 genome encodes the following:
- a CDS encoding alpha/beta hydrolase family protein — protein MNAITELSLVDGPVPIVLWALCAAGLGALLVRRSWRWWLFGAAAAVAAALLSMVAGWAVIHLFYWWAEDLPSAVILNLAIALWALTMGCTTAFAGLRRRPGRRLAHRSSREVRSSSRAALRTSPARRILAVVATVVVLAVSGLQVNAYFGEYPTVGSLLGQQPAVSTMPLPVPHHSSDSRFMTTAVASGWQQPAGLPRTGTVLAAKIPGTVSGFHGRDALVYLPPAYFAAQRPVLPVVVLVSGQPGSPESWLRSTNLVYDLDAYAASHGGLAPLVVLPDPNGSDEKNTMCMDSALARAGKYMSTDVPNWIKSHLDADTNPAHWAIGGFSYGATCSLQMATRHPDVFQTFMAVAPEREPALASKRSVTIGRAFHGDAAAFDSQLPLTLMARNNYPNTHGWFASGSSDVTYSANVKVLQKAARRAGMTTESATFPGGHSWSVANEALKPGLAFVYTRIGLP, from the coding sequence GTGAACGCAATAACCGAGCTGAGCCTGGTTGATGGCCCCGTTCCCATCGTTCTTTGGGCACTTTGCGCCGCAGGCCTGGGCGCCCTTCTGGTCCGCCGTTCCTGGCGCTGGTGGCTCTTCGGCGCCGCCGCAGCAGTGGCCGCCGCACTGCTCAGCATGGTGGCCGGATGGGCCGTCATCCACCTGTTTTATTGGTGGGCCGAAGACCTGCCCTCCGCCGTCATCCTCAACTTGGCCATCGCCCTGTGGGCACTCACCATGGGATGCACGACGGCGTTTGCCGGCTTGCGCCGTCGGCCCGGCCGCCGCCTGGCTCACCGGAGCAGCCGCGAGGTTCGGAGCAGCAGCCGCGCGGCTCTCCGCACTTCCCCGGCTCGGCGAATTCTGGCGGTCGTCGCGACGGTTGTGGTGCTGGCCGTCTCGGGCCTGCAGGTCAATGCCTACTTTGGCGAATACCCCACCGTGGGCAGCCTGCTGGGCCAGCAGCCCGCCGTGAGCACAATGCCGCTGCCGGTGCCGCACCACAGCAGTGACTCGCGATTCATGACCACGGCCGTTGCCAGCGGCTGGCAGCAACCAGCCGGGCTGCCTCGCACGGGAACAGTGCTCGCCGCGAAGATACCAGGGACCGTCTCCGGTTTCCACGGACGCGACGCCCTGGTGTACCTGCCGCCGGCCTACTTTGCCGCCCAACGCCCGGTGCTGCCCGTGGTGGTCCTTGTCAGCGGGCAGCCGGGCTCACCGGAATCGTGGCTGCGCTCCACCAACCTTGTTTACGACCTCGACGCCTACGCAGCCTCCCATGGTGGACTTGCCCCACTGGTGGTCCTTCCCGACCCCAATGGCAGCGACGAGAAGAACACCATGTGCATGGATTCCGCCCTGGCCAGGGCGGGAAAATACATGTCAACGGACGTGCCGAACTGGATCAAGTCCCATCTTGACGCCGACACCAACCCCGCCCACTGGGCCATTGGCGGGTTCTCCTATGGCGCCACCTGCAGCCTGCAGATGGCCACCCGCCATCCTGATGTCTTCCAGACGTTCATGGCCGTTGCGCCGGAGCGCGAGCCCGCCCTTGCCTCGAAACGCTCCGTCACGATCGGCAGGGCCTTCCACGGGGACGCTGCCGCCTTCGATTCCCAGCTCCCCCTGACCCTGATGGCCAGGAACAACTATCCGAATACTCACGGCTGGTTTGCCTCGGGCAGCTCGGATGTCACGTATTCTGCCAATGTGAAGGTATTGCAGAAGGCGGCACGGCGGGCCGGCATGACCACGGAAAGTGCCACCTTTCCCGGAGGGCATTCCTGGTCCGTGGCCAATGAGGCGCTCAAGCCCGGACTGGCGTTTGTCTACACCAGAATTGGCCTGCCATGA
- a CDS encoding DUF2550 domain-containing protein, which produces MNDLGFPFIALAGVFVLVVITLCLFGVRRMMLRRALGTVDASICTVNNRWAMGVCRYQESALEWVRLLSLSPLPSRTMKRSKIVLVGRRDPSELELTRVPQGTIIVVLSYEGDEFLLAMKFGAYAGLSSWLEAGPHTGVGTWR; this is translated from the coding sequence ATGAACGATCTCGGTTTTCCGTTCATCGCACTAGCCGGAGTGTTCGTGCTAGTTGTTATTACACTGTGCCTGTTCGGGGTGCGCCGCATGATGTTGCGGCGCGCCCTGGGCACAGTGGACGCCTCCATTTGCACAGTGAACAATCGCTGGGCAATGGGGGTTTGTCGTTATCAGGAGTCGGCCCTTGAGTGGGTGCGGCTCCTTTCGTTAAGCCCCCTGCCGTCCCGCACCATGAAGCGCAGCAAGATTGTGTTGGTGGGCCGCCGCGATCCCAGTGAGCTTGAACTGACGCGTGTGCCGCAGGGAACCATCATCGTGGTGCTCTCCTACGAAGGCGACGAGTTCCTGCTGGCCATGAAGTTTGGTGCCTATGCAGGGCTTTCCTCCTGGCTGGAGGCCGGCCCCCACACCGGGGTTGGCACGTGGCGCTGA
- a CDS encoding F0F1 ATP synthase subunit epsilon codes for MANLEVEIVAADHFVWSGAATLVKGFTSEGEIGILPGHTPLLAVLAPGLLEIAPVDGPRFFAEVDGGFFSVDSNRVVIVADNAQLKDSATSGAGIR; via the coding sequence ATGGCTAACCTCGAAGTTGAAATCGTAGCTGCGGACCACTTTGTGTGGTCCGGTGCAGCGACCCTCGTCAAGGGGTTCACCAGCGAGGGCGAGATCGGCATTCTGCCAGGTCACACCCCGTTGCTCGCGGTTTTGGCGCCGGGCTTGCTGGAAATCGCTCCTGTTGACGGTCCCCGCTTCTTTGCTGAAGTGGACGGCGGCTTCTTCTCGGTTGACAGCAACCGGGTTGTCATCGTTGCTGACAATGCGCAGTTGAAAGACAGCGCAACGTCTGGCGCAGGGATTCGCTAG
- the atpD gene encoding F0F1 ATP synthase subunit beta, producing the protein MTAQLNEQGTAAKAGATGRIARVIGPVVDVEFPADGIPAIYNALTTEITLNGETKTITFETSQHLGDGLIRAISLQATDGLVRGTSVQDKGAPITVPVGDGVKGHIFNVLGEPLDVKESELNISERWPIHRKPPAFASLEGSTEMLETGIKSIDLLTPYIKGGKIGLFGGAGVGKTVLIQEMITRVARNFGGTSVFAGVGERTREGNDLWVEMEEAGVLKDTALVFGQMDEPPGTRLRVALSALTMAEYFRDVQNQDVLLFIDNIFRFTQAGSEVSTLLGRMPSAVGYQPNLADEMGLLQERITSTKGHSITSMQAVYVPADDYTDPAPAATFAHLDATTELSREIASRGLYPAIDPLTSTSRILDPQYVGQAHYDTAVRVKQILQKNKELQDIIAILGIDELGEEDKIVVSRARRIQQFLSQNTYTAKQFTGVEGSTVSIADTIEGFTAICDGDVDHIAEQAFFNIGGMDDVERQWAAIQESTK; encoded by the coding sequence ATGACTGCCCAACTTAACGAGCAGGGAACCGCTGCGAAGGCCGGTGCCACAGGCCGCATCGCGCGCGTCATCGGCCCGGTTGTCGACGTCGAATTCCCGGCTGACGGCATTCCCGCCATTTACAATGCACTCACCACCGAGATCACTCTCAACGGTGAGACCAAGACCATCACGTTCGAGACCAGCCAGCACCTTGGCGACGGTCTCATCCGCGCCATCTCCTTGCAGGCCACCGACGGACTCGTCCGCGGCACCAGCGTGCAGGACAAGGGTGCACCGATCACCGTGCCCGTGGGCGACGGCGTCAAGGGCCACATCTTCAACGTCTTGGGCGAACCCCTGGACGTGAAGGAATCGGAGCTGAACATCTCCGAGCGCTGGCCCATCCACCGCAAGCCCCCGGCATTTGCCAGCCTCGAAGGCTCCACGGAGATGCTCGAGACCGGTATTAAGTCGATTGACCTTCTGACCCCCTACATCAAGGGTGGAAAGATTGGTCTGTTCGGTGGTGCCGGTGTCGGCAAGACCGTTTTGATCCAGGAAATGATCACCCGTGTTGCCCGCAACTTCGGTGGTACTTCGGTATTCGCCGGTGTTGGCGAGCGCACCCGTGAAGGTAACGACCTTTGGGTTGAAATGGAAGAAGCCGGTGTTCTGAAGGACACCGCGCTAGTCTTTGGCCAGATGGATGAGCCGCCGGGAACGCGTCTGCGCGTTGCCCTGTCGGCACTGACCATGGCTGAGTACTTCCGCGACGTGCAGAACCAGGACGTGTTGCTCTTCATCGACAACATCTTCCGTTTCACGCAGGCCGGTTCGGAAGTTTCCACGCTGCTGGGCCGCATGCCTTCCGCCGTGGGTTACCAGCCCAACCTGGCCGATGAGATGGGTCTCCTCCAGGAGCGCATCACCTCGACCAAGGGTCACTCGATCACGTCCATGCAGGCCGTTTATGTGCCTGCTGATGACTACACCGACCCGGCCCCGGCCGCGACCTTCGCCCACTTGGATGCGACCACGGAACTTTCCCGTGAAATCGCTTCACGTGGCCTGTACCCGGCCATCGATCCGCTGACTTCCACCTCACGCATCCTTGACCCGCAGTACGTCGGCCAGGCGCACTACGACACTGCTGTTCGTGTCAAGCAGATTCTGCAGAAGAACAAGGAACTCCAGGACATCATCGCGATCCTCGGTATCGACGAGCTCGGTGAAGAGGACAAGATCGTTGTATCGCGTGCTCGCCGTATCCAGCAGTTCCTGTCGCAGAACACCTACACGGCCAAGCAGTTCACGGGCGTCGAGGGTTCCACGGTTTCCATTGCCGACACCATTGAGGGCTTCACGGCCATCTGTGACGGCGACGTTGACCACATTGCCGAGCAGGCGTTCTTCAACATCGGTGGCATGGACGATGTAGAGCGTCAGTGGGCTGCAATCCAGGAATCGACTAAGTAA
- a CDS encoding F0F1 ATP synthase subunit gamma: MGAQIRVYRQKISSTTSMQKIFKAMELIAASRIGKARVRVTASLPYSNAITRAVSAVASQSEVDHPLTTEPEQIRRAAVLVMTSDRGLAGSYSASVLKQAEHLIELLHGEGKDVSTYLVGRKAQAYFDFRGRDYAKVWTGGTDAPEFETARELREVLLKDFATDFEEGGVDEIHVVYTQFKSMVVQEPTVIRLLPLEVVEEEVESSADLLPLYEFEPQAEDVLDALLPRYIESRIFAALLQAAASELAARQRAMKTAGDNASDLIKKYTRLRNNARQAEITQELSEIVAGADALNAS, translated from the coding sequence ATGGGAGCCCAGATACGGGTTTACCGCCAGAAGATCTCATCGACCACGTCGATGCAAAAGATCTTCAAGGCGATGGAACTTATCGCCGCGTCCCGCATTGGAAAGGCACGCGTGCGTGTCACGGCGTCATTGCCGTATTCCAATGCGATCACCCGTGCCGTTTCTGCCGTAGCGTCCCAGTCCGAGGTCGACCACCCGCTGACCACCGAGCCCGAACAGATCCGCCGGGCTGCAGTATTGGTCATGACTTCAGACCGTGGTCTTGCCGGTTCCTACTCCGCCAGCGTGTTGAAGCAGGCAGAGCACCTCATCGAATTGCTGCACGGGGAAGGCAAGGACGTCTCGACCTATTTGGTCGGCCGCAAGGCTCAGGCGTACTTCGACTTCCGCGGCCGCGATTACGCCAAGGTGTGGACCGGTGGAACTGACGCACCGGAATTTGAAACTGCACGTGAACTGCGCGAGGTCCTGCTGAAGGATTTCGCAACTGACTTTGAAGAGGGCGGCGTGGATGAAATTCACGTTGTTTACACCCAGTTCAAGTCGATGGTTGTTCAGGAGCCGACAGTAATTCGTCTGCTGCCGCTGGAAGTGGTGGAAGAAGAAGTTGAATCCTCAGCCGATCTGCTGCCGCTGTACGAATTCGAACCGCAGGCTGAAGACGTCCTGGACGCACTGCTGCCGCGGTACATCGAGTCACGCATCTTCGCCGCCCTGTTGCAGGCCGCAGCTTCCGAGCTCGCAGCACGCCAGCGGGCCATGAAGACCGCAGGCGACAACGCCAGCGATCTGATCAAGAAGTACACGCGTCTTCGTAACAACGCCCGGCAGGCCGAGATTACGCAGGAGCTCTCCGAGATTGTTGCGGGCGCTGATGCGCTCAACGCCTCTTAG
- the atpA gene encoding F0F1 ATP synthase subunit alpha — MADLTINADDVRNALNEFAASYEPGNAERVEVGRVTTASDGIAKVEGLPSVMANELLRFEDGTLGLAQNLDTREIGVVVLGDFTGIAEGQQVHRTGEILSVPVGDNFLGRVVDPLGQPIDDLGEIEPETRRALELQAPGVTERKSVHEPLQTGMKAIDAMIPIGRGQRQLIIGDRQTGKTALAVDAIINQKANWASNDVKKQVRCVYVAIGQKASTIAAVRQTLADNGALEYTTIVASPASDPAGFKYLAPYAGSAIGQHWMYGGKHVLIVFDDLSKQAEAYRAVSLLLRRPPGREAYPGDVFYLHSRLLERCAKLSDELGAGSMTGLPIIETKANDVSAYIPTNVISITDGQIFLQSDLFNANQRPAVDVGVSVSRVGGAAQVKAMKKVAGTLKLELAQYRDMQAFAMFASDLDAATKQQLTRGARLMELLKQGQYAPFPVENQVVSIWMGTNGYLDNVPVEDVLRFETEFLEHLRHNTSILTTLAETNLLEPSTVDALKSNIDSFKKGFFAEGDNQLVGAGHEEFDALAAEDVDQEKIVKQKR, encoded by the coding sequence ATGGCCGACTTGACCATCAATGCCGACGACGTCCGCAATGCCTTGAATGAGTTCGCAGCGTCCTATGAACCGGGCAACGCAGAGCGCGTCGAGGTTGGCCGCGTCACCACGGCAAGTGACGGCATTGCCAAGGTAGAGGGTCTTCCCTCTGTCATGGCCAACGAGCTTCTTCGTTTCGAAGACGGCACACTGGGCTTGGCCCAGAACCTGGATACACGCGAGATCGGTGTGGTTGTCCTTGGCGACTTCACCGGCATTGCCGAAGGCCAGCAAGTCCACCGCACCGGGGAGATCCTCTCCGTGCCGGTTGGCGACAACTTCCTTGGCCGTGTCGTTGACCCCTTGGGTCAGCCGATTGACGACCTGGGCGAGATTGAACCCGAAACCCGCCGTGCCCTGGAACTCCAGGCCCCCGGTGTTACCGAGCGCAAGTCGGTTCACGAACCGCTGCAGACCGGTATGAAGGCAATCGACGCGATGATCCCGATCGGCCGTGGCCAGCGCCAGCTGATCATTGGTGACCGCCAGACAGGCAAGACGGCCCTGGCCGTTGACGCCATCATCAACCAGAAGGCCAACTGGGCTTCGAACGATGTCAAGAAGCAGGTTCGCTGCGTTTACGTGGCAATCGGCCAGAAGGCATCGACCATTGCTGCTGTTCGCCAGACCCTGGCTGACAACGGTGCCCTGGAGTACACCACCATCGTGGCGTCTCCGGCATCTGACCCGGCCGGTTTCAAGTACTTGGCACCTTACGCCGGTTCGGCCATTGGCCAGCACTGGATGTACGGCGGCAAGCACGTTCTGATCGTGTTTGATGACCTGTCCAAGCAGGCTGAAGCCTACCGCGCCGTGTCACTGCTGCTGCGCCGCCCGCCGGGCCGCGAAGCATACCCCGGTGACGTCTTCTACCTGCACTCCCGTCTGCTCGAACGTTGTGCCAAGCTCTCTGACGAGCTCGGTGCAGGTTCCATGACCGGCTTGCCGATCATTGAGACCAAGGCAAACGACGTTTCGGCGTACATCCCGACCAACGTCATCTCCATCACCGATGGTCAGATCTTCTTGCAGTCGGATCTCTTCAACGCCAACCAGCGTCCCGCAGTGGATGTAGGTGTCTCTGTCTCCCGCGTTGGTGGTGCAGCACAGGTCAAGGCCATGAAGAAGGTTGCCGGTACGTTGAAGCTGGAACTGGCTCAGTACCGCGACATGCAGGCGTTCGCCATGTTCGCATCGGACTTGGATGCTGCCACCAAGCAGCAGCTGACCCGTGGTGCGCGTTTGATGGAACTGCTCAAGCAGGGCCAGTACGCACCGTTCCCGGTTGAGAACCAGGTTGTTTCAATCTGGATGGGCACCAACGGCTACCTGGACAACGTCCCGGTCGAGGATGTTCTCCGCTTTGAGACCGAGTTCCTCGAGCACCTGCGTCACAACACGTCGATCCTGACCACGCTGGCTGAAACCAACCTGCTGGAGCCTTCGACGGTAGACGCGCTCAAGTCCAATATTGACTCCTTCAAGAAGGGCTTCTTCGCGGAGGGCGACAACCAGTTGGTTGGCGCCGGCCACGAAGAGTTCGATGCGCTTGCCGCAGAAGACGTCGACCAGGAAAAGATCGTCAAGCAGAAACGCTGA
- a CDS encoding F0F1 ATP synthase subunit delta: MAGVSSKSLAAALESLEPKLATASIALAQDLFAILGLLDSNAGLRRALTDPTRESAAKVALATKLVSGKVSAPAQELFLELVAARWSSARDLGDALEVSAATSAIAVAEGQGDGSANLDKLEEELFAFIRVVGSSHELQRALDDPQASASAKGALALKVVPQAGEVAALLIRQAVAAPRGLKPTALVQRFVELVAKRQQRWIAYVSVTRDLSAEQTTRLAAGLNNLYGRDLKINVNIDPTLVGGIKVVVGDEVVDATAATRLNDLRRRLAV; this comes from the coding sequence ATGGCAGGTGTATCGAGCAAGTCATTGGCAGCGGCTCTGGAGTCGTTGGAACCCAAGCTCGCCACTGCGTCGATCGCATTGGCGCAGGACCTCTTTGCCATCTTGGGGCTGCTTGACAGCAACGCCGGCCTGCGCCGCGCCTTGACCGATCCCACTCGCGAGAGTGCGGCCAAGGTTGCCCTGGCCACCAAGCTTGTTTCCGGAAAGGTCAGCGCCCCGGCGCAGGAGCTTTTCCTGGAATTGGTTGCCGCACGATGGAGCTCGGCACGTGACCTGGGCGATGCACTGGAAGTCTCGGCAGCAACATCGGCGATCGCAGTTGCTGAAGGTCAAGGCGACGGTTCTGCCAACCTGGACAAGCTTGAAGAGGAACTCTTCGCGTTCATCCGAGTTGTTGGGTCCAGTCATGAACTGCAGCGCGCATTGGACGATCCACAGGCCTCGGCGTCAGCCAAGGGCGCTTTGGCGCTCAAGGTTGTTCCCCAGGCAGGTGAGGTCGCTGCGCTGTTGATCCGCCAGGCCGTGGCAGCCCCTCGCGGGCTCAAGCCTACGGCCTTGGTGCAACGTTTCGTGGAATTGGTTGCCAAACGCCAGCAGCGTTGGATTGCCTACGTCAGTGTCACCCGTGACCTGAGCGCAGAGCAGACCACTCGTCTGGCGGCCGGCTTGAACAATCTCTATGGTCGCGATTTGAAGATCAATGTCAACATCGACCCGACATTAGTCGGCGGGATCAAGGTTGTCGTGGGGGATGAGGTTGTTGACGCAACCGCAGCCACACGATTGAACGATCTTCGCCGCCGGTTGGCAGTGTAG
- a CDS encoding F0F1 ATP synthase subunit B, translating to MTAEVILAASEGANPLLPNWWEILVTAVAFAVLLFVVTKFIAPIFEKSYTDRVEAIEGGIEKAEEAQAEANALLEQYKAQLMDARTEANGIRETARAEGAQILADLKAKAAEESARITAQAQVQIESERVAAVNSLRTEVGTLATSLASKIVGEALDDDARSNRVVERFLADLENQSNAGVSK from the coding sequence ATTACCGCAGAAGTAATCCTCGCTGCTAGTGAGGGTGCCAACCCGCTCCTGCCAAACTGGTGGGAAATTCTAGTAACCGCTGTAGCTTTCGCTGTCCTGCTCTTCGTGGTGACAAAGTTCATCGCACCCATCTTTGAGAAGTCATACACGGATCGTGTAGAAGCCATCGAGGGTGGGATTGAGAAGGCGGAAGAGGCCCAGGCCGAAGCTAACGCCCTCTTGGAGCAGTACAAGGCCCAGCTTATGGACGCTCGCACGGAAGCCAATGGCATCCGTGAGACCGCCCGTGCAGAAGGCGCCCAGATCCTGGCAGACCTGAAGGCGAAGGCTGCAGAGGAATCTGCACGCATCACCGCTCAGGCACAGGTTCAGATCGAATCCGAGCGTGTTGCCGCAGTGAACTCCCTCCGTACCGAGGTTGGCACGTTGGCTACATCGCTGGCAAGCAAAATCGTTGGCGAAGCCCTCGATGACGATGCGCGTTCCAACCGCGTGGTTGAGCGCTTCCTGGCCGATCTGGAAAACCAGTCGAACGCGGGTGTATCGAAATAA
- a CDS encoding ATP synthase F0 subunit C — protein sequence MELHGSLNMIGYGLAAIGSAIGVGMIFAAYINGVARQPEAQRILQPIALLGFALAEALAILGLVFAFVVGV from the coding sequence ATGGAACTCCACGGCTCGCTCAACATGATTGGCTACGGCCTGGCCGCTATCGGCTCGGCAATTGGTGTGGGCATGATCTTCGCCGCATACATCAACGGTGTAGCACGCCAGCCTGAAGCTCAGCGCATCCTGCAGCCCATCGCCCTGCTTGGCTTCGCCCTTGCAGAAGCATTGGCTATCCTTGGCCTGGTCTTCGCCTTCGTCGTTGGCGTCTAG
- the atpB gene encoding F0F1 ATP synthase subunit A, producing MTAFALPMASNDGGFVPPTISDTHLPDILPWMTEYGTGLGKQMIMIILSVILIIWFFKAAIRNPKLVPGKAQFFAEGFYSFARNTVGRDIMGEKNFRPWVPLLFSVFLFVLLNNIFGAIPFLQLPSFSHAGSAYAIALIIYFTWIGVGVQKHGIKYFKLAVVPTGVPGWILPLLVPLEIISNFIVRPLTHSLRLMATMLAGHMIVVLAGSGAQYLIMEQDNILLNATGVAVIAGSVAMYFLELLIMILQAFVFTLLTAIYIQGSLDADAH from the coding sequence TTGACCGCGTTTGCGCTTCCGATGGCCTCGAATGACGGTGGCTTTGTACCACCGACGATTAGTGACACCCACCTCCCAGACATCCTTCCCTGGATGACCGAATACGGCACCGGTCTGGGCAAGCAAATGATCATGATCATCCTCTCGGTGATCTTGATTATTTGGTTCTTCAAAGCTGCGATCCGAAACCCGAAACTGGTTCCGGGCAAGGCCCAATTCTTCGCCGAAGGCTTCTACAGCTTCGCGCGCAACACTGTTGGCCGCGACATCATGGGTGAGAAGAACTTCCGCCCCTGGGTTCCGCTGCTGTTCTCAGTGTTCTTGTTTGTGCTGCTGAACAATATCTTTGGAGCTATTCCGTTCCTGCAGCTGCCCTCCTTCTCCCACGCAGGCAGTGCTTATGCAATTGCCTTGATCATCTACTTCACGTGGATTGGGGTTGGCGTTCAGAAGCACGGCATCAAGTACTTCAAGCTGGCAGTTGTTCCCACCGGTGTTCCCGGCTGGATCCTGCCGCTGCTGGTGCCGTTGGAAATCATCTCAAACTTCATTGTCCGCCCGCTGACGCACTCGCTGCGTTTGATGGCAACAATGCTGGCCGGCCACATGATTGTGGTTTTGGCAGGTAGTGGTGCGCAGTACCTGATCATGGAACAGGACAACATCCTGCTCAACGCCACTGGTGTTGCAGTAATTGCCGGTTCCGTGGCCATGTACTTCCTGGAATTGCTGATCATGATTCTGCAGGCGTTTGTTTTCACGCTGCTGACCGCGATCTACATCCAGGGCAGCCTTGACGCTGACGCGCACTAG
- a CDS encoding glycosyltransferase family 4 protein, translating into MELWAQITTGAIALGLALILPLFVRPLLARAGVLDVPNARSSHSTPTIRGMGITTAAALAAAILASVFLPQTGYALKSSLTLVVILGVVLAAATIGWLEDIRGLSVKLRASLQLGVGAVATAIVALIDPGQQQLWLIPVGALAVAAYINVANFMDGINGISGTHGLLVGGFYAYAGVLSGHSWLVYAGIAIALAFAGFLPWNLSRNKVFLGDVGSYLLGASIAVTAMCAFLAGVPVEYIFSPVLIYLVDTFVTFLRRLLAGERWYVAHRQHVYQRLNIVGLSHLQATAVVCAATIIVSVLGVIAAQGSEVVQVVATAAGFAVVLGYLRTPTLFQSYFRRRALRAGDGVAGGAPDGTADKNGAGL; encoded by the coding sequence ATGGAACTTTGGGCACAAATCACCACAGGCGCCATTGCGTTGGGCCTGGCCTTGATCCTTCCGCTGTTCGTGCGCCCGCTGCTGGCCCGCGCCGGAGTGCTTGACGTCCCCAACGCGCGCTCCTCCCACAGCACACCCACCATTCGCGGCATGGGAATTACGACGGCGGCCGCCCTGGCTGCCGCTATCCTGGCCTCCGTGTTCCTGCCCCAGACGGGGTACGCGCTCAAAAGTTCGCTGACCCTGGTGGTGATTCTCGGCGTCGTGCTGGCCGCGGCCACCATCGGCTGGCTGGAAGACATCCGCGGGCTTTCCGTGAAGCTGCGGGCAAGCCTGCAACTGGGTGTTGGCGCCGTTGCCACGGCCATCGTTGCCCTGATTGATCCGGGCCAGCAGCAGCTCTGGCTCATTCCCGTCGGCGCCCTGGCCGTGGCCGCCTACATTAATGTCGCCAACTTTATGGACGGCATCAACGGCATTTCCGGCACCCATGGCCTGCTGGTGGGCGGCTTTTATGCTTACGCCGGTGTCCTGAGCGGGCATTCCTGGCTGGTCTATGCTGGCATCGCGATCGCCCTGGCCTTCGCCGGGTTCCTGCCCTGGAACCTGAGCCGCAACAAGGTGTTCCTTGGTGATGTTGGCAGCTACCTGCTGGGGGCTTCGATTGCCGTGACCGCCATGTGCGCGTTCCTGGCCGGGGTGCCGGTGGAGTACATTTTCTCGCCCGTGCTCATTTACCTGGTTGACACGTTCGTGACGTTCCTGCGCCGGCTGCTTGCGGGGGAGCGCTGGTATGTGGCGCACCGCCAGCACGTGTACCAGCGCTTGAACATCGTTGGGCTGAGCCACCTCCAGGCCACCGCCGTTGTCTGTGCTGCCACCATCATCGTGAGCGTCTTGGGTGTCATCGCCGCCCAAGGCAGCGAAGTGGTGCAGGTTGTGGCAACAGCCGCCGGATTCGCCGTGGTGCTCGGCTACCTGCGCACCCCCACGCTGTTCCAAAGCTACTTCCGACGGCGTGCGCTGCGTGCCGGTGACGGGGTGGCGGGCGGTGCGCCGGACGGGACCGCGGACAAAAACGGGGCGGGGCTATAG